A single window of Aphidius gifuensis isolate YNYX2018 linkage group LG1, ASM1490517v1, whole genome shotgun sequence DNA harbors:
- the LOC122860718 gene encoding UDP-glucuronic acid decarboxylase 1, whose translation MFIITYKKMKQIGFFIVFILIVFGFYETFVNINNIQLFQFNKKVSSYERIKYSNDNDDNDDKLLINKDINTEAYDTDKIDIIDAKKRIKLLEDKLRKIEGKISLRIPKNYPTVKFLNYKNRKRILVTGGAGFVGSHLVDRLMLEGHEVIAADNFLTGRKRNVEHWVGHENFELVHHDIVRPLYLEVDEIYHLASPASPPHYMLNPVKTLKTNTIGTINMLGLAKRVGARVLIASTSEVYGDPTEHPQSETYWGHVNPIGPRACYDEGKRVAETLSYAYMHQEGVEVRVARIFNTFGPRMHMNDGRVVSNFILQALQNDSITIYGNGNQTRSFQYVSDLVDGLVSLMSSNYSQPINIGNPVEHTIKEFAIMIKNLVGGVSKIVELAAVEDDPQRRKPNIDRAKKYLNWQPKVSLNNGLKITINYFSKELKKTKHSQKDALRVPYINDHDIVEQLY comes from the exons atgtttattataacatataaaaaaatgaaacaaattggattttttattgttttcattttaattg tATTTGGATTTTATGAAACATTTGTCAACATAAACAAcatacaattatttcaatttaacaaaaaagtaTCATCAtatgaaagaataaaatactcaaatgataatgatgataatgatgacaaattattaattaataaagacaTAAATACTGAAGCTTATGATacagataaaattgatataattgatGCTAAAAAACGTATAAAATTGCTGGAAGATAAGTTACGTAAAATTGAGGGTAAAATATCATTACGtataccaaaaaattatccaacagtaaaatttttaaattataaaaatcgtAAAAGAATATTAGTTACTGGTGGTGCTGGTTTTGTTGGTTCACATCTTGTTGATCGTTTGATGTTAGAAGGACATGAAGTTATTGCtgctgataattttttaactggtAGAAAAAGAAATGTTGAGCATTGGGTTGGACATGAAAATTTCGAACTGGTACATCATGATATTGTACGTCCATTGTATCTTGAGgttgatgaaatttatcatttagcAAGTCCAGCAAGTCCACCACATTATATGTTAAATCCTGTCAAGACACTCAAAACAAATACCATTGGTACAATCAACATGCTgg gtCTTGCTAAACGAGTTGGTGCTCGTGTATTGATTGCCAGCACGTCTGAAGTTTATGGTGATCCAACAGAGCATCCACAATCCGAGACATACTGGGGCCATGTAAATCCAATTG gtcCAAGAGCATGTTATGATGAGGGTAAAAGAGTTGCTGAAACACTTAGCTATGCTTATATGCATCAAGAAGGAGTTGAAGTTAGAGTTGCTAgaatatttaatacatttgGACCAAGAATGCATATGAATGATGGAAGAGttgtatcaaattttatactaCAAGCATTACAAAATGattcaataacaatatatGGTAATGGTAATCAAACAAGATCATTTCAATATGTCTCAGATTTAGTTGATGGTCTTGTTTCATTAATGTCATCAAATTATTCACAACCAATTAATATTGGTAATCCAGTTGAACATACTATTaaag aatttgcaatcatgattaaaaatttagttggTGGTGTTAGTAAAATTGTTGAACTTGCTGCTGTTGAAGATGATCCACAACGACGTAAACCAAATATTGATCgtgctaaaaaatatttaaattggcAACCAAaagtatcattaaataatggacttaaaataacaattaattatttttcaaaagaattaaaaaaaactaaacattCACAAAAAGATGCATTGAGAGTACCATATATTAATGATCATGATATTGTTGAACAATTGTA ttga